The sequence below is a genomic window from Flagellimonas marinaquae.
GTTACTCAGTGTATGCTGGTGTACAGGATGCATTGGTGCAATGGTGGTACGGTCACAATGCCGTGGCATTCTTCTTGACCACTCCTTTCTTGGGGTTGATGTACTACTTTGTTCCTAAAGCAGCGAACAGGCCAATTTATTCCTATAGATTGTCCATCGTCCACTTTTGGTCGTTGATATTCATTTATATCTGGGCTGGCCCTCACCACTTGTTATATTCTGCTTTGCCCGATTGGGCACAGAACCTTGGTGTAGTATTCTCCATAATGTTGATCGCACCATCTTGGGGTGGTATGATAAACGGATTGTTGACACTGCGTGGGGTTTGGGACAAGGTGCGTACCGATGCCACACTGAAATTTATGGTAGTGGCCATTACAGGTTATGGTATGGCAACGTTTGAAGGCCCGATGCTATCTTTGAAAAACGTAAACGCCATTGCCCACTTTAGTGACTGGATCATTGCCCACGTGCACGTTGGAGCCTTGGCCTGGAACGGGTTCTTGACCTTTGGTATGATCTATTGGTTGGTGCCCCGTATGTTCAAAACCGAACTGCATTCCAAAGGATTGGCCAATTTCCACTTCTGGATCGGAACCTTGGGTATTGTACTTTATGCCTTGCCGATGTACGTTGCAGGATTTACCCAAGCATTAATGTGGAAAGAATTTAACCCAGATGGTACCTTGGTTTACGGTAACTTCTTGGAAACCGTTACCCAAATAATTCCAATGTACTGGATGAGGGCCATCGGGGGTTCGCTTTACATCTTGGGTATGTTCGTACTGCTGTACAATGTAGTGATGACCATAAAATCCGGTAGCAAGGTTGAAGATGAAATGGCAGAAGCTCCAGCATTGGAACGTGTTGCCAAAAGAAGAGTGGCAGGAGAAACTTTCCATAACTGGTTGGAAAGGAAACCGGTACAATTGACCATCTTGGCAACCATAGCAATTCTTATTGGAGGTGTTGTTCAAATTGTACCTACAATCTTGGTGAAATCCAACATTCCTACCATAACAAGTGTTAAACCTTATACTCCTTTGGAATTGGAAGGTCGTGACCTTTACATTAGGGAAGGTTGCGTAGGTTGTCACTCGCAAATGATTCGTCCCTTCCGAAGCGAGGTGGAACGTTACGGAGAGTATGCCAAGGCAGGGGAATTTGTGTACGA
It includes:
- the ccoN gene encoding cytochrome-c oxidase, cbb3-type subunit I, with amino-acid sequence MEIQQFRYDNKIVQKFLYATILWGVVGMAVGLLLAFMFLFPNVTEGISWLSFGRLRPLHTNAVIFAFVGNAIFAGVYYSLQRLLKARMFSDVLSNINFWGWQLIIVAAAITLPLGYTTSKEYAELEWPIDLAIAVVWVVFGWNMIGTILKRRQRHLYVAIWFYLATFVTVAVLHIFNSLELPVTALKSYSVYAGVQDALVQWWYGHNAVAFFLTTPFLGLMYYFVPKAANRPIYSYRLSIVHFWSLIFIYIWAGPHHLLYSALPDWAQNLGVVFSIMLIAPSWGGMINGLLTLRGVWDKVRTDATLKFMVVAITGYGMATFEGPMLSLKNVNAIAHFSDWIIAHVHVGALAWNGFLTFGMIYWLVPRMFKTELHSKGLANFHFWIGTLGIVLYALPMYVAGFTQALMWKEFNPDGTLVYGNFLETVTQIIPMYWMRAIGGSLYILGMFVLLYNVVMTIKSGSKVEDEMAEAPALERVAKRRVAGETFHNWLERKPVQLTILATIAILIGGVVQIVPTILVKSNIPTITSVKPYTPLELEGRDLYIREGCVGCHSQMIRPFRSEVERYGEYAKAGEFVYDHPFLWGSKRTGPDLLRVGGKYSDNWHLNHMYDPQSTSAGSIMPSYEWLVTDEHDRSDIQAKMETMVKLGVPYTEEDIANAPQSMAEQAQQIEKNLYTDPEFAKTYEADKKYAEENGLEFVEMRDREIVALIAYLQRLGTDIKIEGTEETISQNK